The nucleotide window tgcgcccatagacatgaactacgacgacgtatcttgctacgccttaaggatctttggttaggCTACCCCAGCACCACCTGATCATCATCAGTTACATAggaggatttggttcagctggcaggcaaatgtgttgtcaaggcagAGTGTAGACTACAGTActtagcaaccggccaacagcagcagaataATAGCAGACGCACacctgatatatatatatatatatatatatatatatgaagttATGAAGTTACAGGCTAACTGTTGTTGTTAACTCTGCGCAAGGCAGCTTTTAAACGTACATGTTTTATTCATTCACAGAATGAGTGGAGCAACACTGACCCTCCTGAACAACACGTTGGCATCTCCAGAATCTGTCATTGGCCACAGATTTGCCAGTTTCATCACGTTTGTGACTCAACAATATGGGACAGCATTACCATCAAAGTCCACGTTTGTGGCTGTGTTTGGAAGAAACGCCATCATACTCTCTGCGATCCTCCTCATTGGTCTGTTGATGGGCTTAGGATCTCTGGTGTGGGCTGTGATGTCATTGAGGAGACACCATCGTGAGGGAGGCCGAGTCTCCGCCAtcgtcatctccctcctcctcacgGACATCCTGGAGTGTTGCGTTATTCCGTTTGTGGTGACATCCCTGCTGAATGTGTGGGCGTGCTTAACTGGCATCAACTGCCTGGCTTCCTCCATGACCTTCGGCTATGCCAGGCAGTGTGGGTATTGCTTCCACCAGCTGGTGGCGCTGGAGGGCATCCTTTCATTCAGAAAGCCTGATGGCTCCAGTCAACTGTCAACTCCACCCTTCGCCATCTCATTCTCACTCGTTGTGTGGATTTGGGGCCTAGTTATGGTGATCCTCAGCACAGTGAACCCCGTCATCTCCTTTATAATGGGTCACGTCATTGGCTTTGTCACTTTTATTTTGGTATTAGTTTCGTCTGTCATCACGGTCATGAGCATGTGTGACATGGCCTCAAGCACGGAGAGAAGGCCAGGCGAGATAGTTCTCTGTGTAGCACTCTTCACGCTGTTTGTCCTGAACGGTCCGTTCATTGTATGGTATGCTCTGTTACAAAGCGGGGTCTTGTTGCTTAACCTGGGCTTCATCGCAACAGCAATCATTACTTTCAGGCTGGTCACTGACCCTTTgctgtgtgcgcttgtgtgcagGAAGAGACAGAGTGGTGTGGTGACTGATGTTAAGACGAGCCACTCATCGGTGATAGTGATAGAGTGATTAGGTATTGTTTTACGTTTAATACATCCAATCCTGATTTTTACAAGCTTTATTTCATTCGAATGTTTCTGAATGAAAGTTCTTTTTAGTGTACTTGTTACATTTAGTTACATTGTTACATATCTACATTTGTTATTAAATGAATAGGCTACTGGTTAATTACAGATTGTGTCTGTtttgattatttattcattaatttatttattcagtaTGAAACTGTCAGTAtcacttgtgaatgtgtgtcctgAACTTAAAGTTACGCTTTACCATATTTAGTAGTGCCAAAAGTACAGTAATTCACATTACATGCTGTAGTTGCCGTACATGTAGTGGTACCAGAATCTACATCACCTTACAGTAAGTGTTACCTGAATTCATTTCATTAAGGTGTCACACATACCAGCTCAATCATGGAAACATAAGCCACGCAgatgcagtgttgggaaggttactttagaaatataatgtgttacagttacaagttaccttGTTACCTTtggtgcaaaagtttgattttgataatACTAcatgtacactatattgccaaaattgtattgggtcacctgccttgacccccatatgaacttcagtcacatcctttAATGCATATGGGTTTAGTATGACGTTAGTCCACCGCCCTTTACAGCTAGAACAGcttggatgacagagttttatgtggatgaacttgactggcctgcacagtcctgacctcaactcaatagaacacctttgggatgaattaaagcggAGACTgggagccagtctcctcgtccaagatcagtgtgtgacctcacaaatgcgcttctgaaagaatgatcaaaaatgtccaaaaacacacacctaaactttgtggaaagccttccctgaagagttgaagctattctagctgcaaagggtggactgatgtcatattaaaccctatagaTAAAGATGTGACGTAAGTTCATAtcggggtcaaggcaggtgacccaatacctttggcaatatagtgttggttgcagtgcttcattttgcagtttgtgtgtgtggttttgtgaattgttttttgtattttgataaAGCCAGCCTAGTTTGCAAAACTGCTttaagcaattggaaaaaaaaatactgtaataGCCAGTCTAGTTGTAATATGAAGTGTTCTACTTGCTCATGATATGTTCTTCTTCTCATTTGCACTTTAGACAAAGATacagacaaatacaaataagtaaaaccaaaacaaaacaaatgataaaataaatataatatagcctactatgaGTAGAATCTGTTTCGTCAGTCGACATGATTTACAGTACCTCTGTGGTTGGTTTAAACTGCTTATTTTAATACAGGAAGCTTCTGCAGGAAGAGGCAACTATAGGCTCAACCACAAGTGGTTTTCATAAGAAATAGATACTGTATCTGCAGTATATTCCTTGAATCCTTTGAAAGACATTTGAGAAGACAGTATTATGCATCTTAGTAGCAATATAATTATCATTATAGATCACAAACATGATGCATGCAGTATagtcattttaaaacatttgatTGTTAAGAACATTAGCATATCTAACATTTGATGCCTCGAGGTGTGACATCAAGCATTAAGCGATGCATTTCCTCGTTGTTGCTAACCTGACctcatgtgtgcttgtgtgatttAACACGTCTGTTTATGAAGCAACCATTTTGTGAAGAACTATCTGAGGACAGATCATTTGGAGTTGCTTCACACCACTGCAGGACTGTTACCCAGAGGATCTGCTTAGTTGATCTGAACCTGATGCACAGTAAGTCCTAGCAATAAACCTAGGAGGACTGTGTGTCTGATGGCTGTCTCTTTTTGTGAACAGTGTGGAGCACAGTGCTTAAAACTAGTTAGTAACTGAGTTACTGCATTATAGTTACCAGGGAAAGGGGGGTAATTGATATATGGTgtgcgggtatgtgtgtgtgtgtgtatgtgtatgtgtatgtatatatatgtgtgtgtgtgaaagagagagagagagagaaagagtgcacgTGTATATTGCAATATGTGTaccaaaaaaaatatgtgttctTGTTTTACTAAATAGTGCATAATTTGGCTGAATTATGGCCCCttgtctaattttttttttttgagcatgTTTTAACCAGATGGATGCACTATAGCCTATTTACTAAAATGAGCACACTATTTACTTGAATAAGCGCACAATAGAAGCTTCTACATTTTATGCACATTCAGTCAAATGAGAGCATAATGCGTGCTCAATTGCTCTAGTGCTCAATTGTTCTATCTGTCAGTGCAAGCAGacagtgatagatagatagatagatagatagatggatgataattgtggcatgtgtgttttgtaaaaaaaaaaaaaaaaaacatgcttttcTTCAGGAGGTATAAGGATTAAGGTATTTTCCAAAATgatatccacaattttaattaattttcatATGAAGAGCTTGGTTCCAAAAGgctttttctccatttttttttttaatattaaaacGTAATGTactttaattgtgtatttcaggtaatattaATACAATTGCCATagtgttgtttttattgaatAAAGGTAAATCAAACCGCAATACCCAATTTAGGTTCTACTGAACTACTTGGAAAAAAAGTGTACTTTTGGAATTGAATGTTTTGGAATCAGGAGGGTGAAAATATGTTTAGACACTGATGTGATACCTTCAGTGAAGTTTAAGTTTACTGTAAGCAAAACATTTTCATAGCATTCCTCACATAACTTTACCAGGGGTGATTGTGGAGGGTGGAAAGATCAGTAGACACTGCCGTGATACcttcagtgaaaaaaaaaaaaaaaatgtctttacATTTTCAGATTGAAAGCAACATCAGAAGCAGACGAAGGCTATGGATCCAACGAATGATATGTTTTCACGAATTATAATATTTCTTGTCTTTGGTATGTGTGCGGGTGTTCCTGCCGTATCCTGGTCACTCCGTTTGTTGTTTCTACATGTGCGTGGTGGCGGCAGAGtttccatcttcatcatcttcctcctcatcagTGACATTTTGGAGCTTTTCCTCATTCCATCCATAGTGTCATTGCaaagtacaatgacaataaaggcattcaatttaattcaattcaattcatcaGATGTGTTTGATCCTTGTGGATCCACTGTCAACCCATTGTTATTTGCACTTACTGGGACAAGgttgtgtggtttgtgttttCACCAgctggtggcgctagagagcaTTCTGTCTTTGAGACATCCTCACTGCCTCTCTCGCCTCTCCTCCCCATACTCCATTCCAATCTGTTTTACCATCTGGATCTGCACCTGGAGTTACTATATTTCTACATTCCTTCTAGTATGTATGGGTATTGTCCTGTTTGCAGGGGCTGTTATTGTAGCGGTCCTTACATGTGTGTTTACTGCTAAAGCATCATGTTCAAGTGCTGACCCAGAAACCACAAGTCACAAAGATAGAGGAACAAGACTATGTGTGCTTGCACTGGCAATGGTAACTCTTTTGGTTATGTATGCCCCATTCATTGTATACATGTATTCCTCAATGATAAGTAATCCAGGGAGATTTGTCCCTTTCATTACCTCCATGTTTGTCTGCATTATGAGTTTCCGGGTGGTTACagaccctctgctgtgtgttctgGTCTGTAAAGAGAACCCCCAAAGGCAAACAACTCAGACAGGCATCAAGCTCAACACTGTCCAGATATCAGATTGAGTTTACAGTTTTTCGATTTGCTTTATtgtgatgcattttcatatttttgatAATGAGAGACACTTCATGCAAATGCCAACACTTTGCTTAATACCATAATTTAGGTTGTTGACATTTTGCCGTctttcacatttgtttt belongs to Sardina pilchardus chromosome 16, fSarPil1.1, whole genome shotgun sequence and includes:
- the LOC134060369 gene encoding uncharacterized protein LOC134060369, whose translation is MSGATLTLLNNTLASPESVIGHRFASFITFVTQQYGTALPSKSTFVAVFGRNAIILSAILLIGLLMGLGSLVWAVMSLRRHHREGGRVSAIVISLLLTDILECCVIPFVVTSLLNVWACLTGINCLASSMTFGYARQCGYCFHQLVALEGILSFRKPDGSSQLSTPPFAISFSLVVWIWGLVMVILSTVNPVISFIMGHVIGFVTFILVLVSSVITVMSMCDMASSTERRPGEIVLCVALFTLFVLNGPFIVWYALLQSGVLLLNLGFIATAIITFRLVTDPLLCALVCRKRQSGVVTDVKTSHSSVIVIE